From the Burkholderia ubonensis genome, one window contains:
- a CDS encoding DUF4148 domain-containing protein, whose product MKNLKLAACALLLIGPALAAHAESTLTRAQVRQELAELQAAGYRPSLVSSPDFPENMQAVMQRAAQARADAAGHGNDGHASVEAGKPATPAVVDRSTYAHH is encoded by the coding sequence ATGAAAAACCTGAAACTTGCGGCCTGCGCGTTGCTGCTGATCGGCCCGGCGCTCGCTGCCCACGCCGAGTCGACGCTGACGCGCGCCCAGGTACGCCAGGAACTCGCCGAGCTACAGGCGGCCGGCTACCGGCCGAGCCTCGTCAGCAGCCCTGACTTTCCGGAGAACATGCAGGCCGTCATGCAGCGCGCCGCCCAGGCCCGCGCCGACGCCGCCGGCCACGGCAACGACGGTCATGCGAGCGTCGAAGCGGGCAAGCCGGCTACGCCGGCCGTGGTCGATCGCAGCACGTACGCGCATCACTGA
- a CDS encoding DUF3592 domain-containing protein, with amino-acid sequence MGRQTWKHVNQTRPLRGHGHAQIGARVEARYPPDRIRPRYMTHVADPVMLRKDALVAFALGIALLVIAAALAVTASRATGGLLRASGTIVRIVQDSDAMRAYRPIVAYLASDGRRREVAGDTASAVPAYDIGENVDVLVDPAHPNRPALIDDFAQRWSPVAVPALLAVVSLAIGCVLYVDERRNRRPGAPFAASARDAARRRWNIAIVLIPLALGTAFMAGAGAAGLRQWQAARHYAHSTGHVVEIAEPAGASRNRASLDSVSVAFTTDSGRAVTFEQSSASPHPRLYEGERVNVLYDPVAPERAIIDQFWDRWSVTAILFAIGAPLFVAGLVAASALWPEPRLHEIVE; translated from the coding sequence ATGGGACGTCAGACATGGAAGCATGTGAACCAGACGCGACCATTGAGAGGGCATGGTCACGCACAAATCGGCGCGCGGGTCGAAGCGCGCTATCCACCCGATCGCATCCGCCCCCGTTACATGACGCACGTCGCGGATCCGGTCATGCTGCGTAAGGACGCGCTCGTTGCATTCGCGCTCGGAATCGCGCTGCTCGTGATCGCAGCGGCGCTCGCCGTTACCGCGAGCCGCGCGACCGGCGGGCTGCTCCGCGCATCGGGCACCATCGTGCGCATCGTGCAGGACAGCGACGCGATGCGCGCTTATCGCCCGATCGTCGCGTATCTCGCGAGCGACGGCCGCCGACGCGAAGTCGCCGGCGACACCGCGTCGGCCGTCCCGGCCTACGACATCGGCGAGAACGTCGACGTGCTGGTCGATCCCGCCCATCCGAACCGCCCCGCGCTGATCGACGATTTTGCGCAACGCTGGTCGCCGGTCGCGGTGCCGGCGCTGCTCGCGGTCGTGTCGCTCGCGATCGGCTGCGTGCTGTACGTGGACGAGCGCCGCAATCGCCGCCCCGGCGCCCCGTTCGCCGCATCGGCCCGGGACGCCGCGCGGCGGCGATGGAACATCGCGATCGTGCTGATTCCGCTCGCGCTCGGCACCGCGTTCATGGCCGGCGCCGGCGCTGCCGGCTTGCGCCAGTGGCAGGCCGCCCGCCATTACGCGCATTCGACCGGCCACGTCGTCGAGATCGCCGAACCCGCGGGCGCGTCCCGCAACCGCGCGTCGCTCGATTCCGTCAGCGTCGCGTTCACGACCGACAGCGGCCGCGCGGTGACCTTCGAGCAAAGCTCGGCCTCCCCGCATCCGCGGCTGTACGAAGGCGAACGCGTCAACGTGCTGTACGACCCCGTCGCGCCCGAACGCGCGATCATCGACCAGTTCTGGGACCGGTGGAGCGTGACCGCAATTCTGTTCGCGATCGGCGCACCGTTGTTCGTCGCCGGGCTGGTCGCGGCCAGCGCGCTGTGGCCCGAACCGCGACTGCACGAAATCGTCGAATGA
- a CDS encoding PaaI family thioesterase, whose translation MDENAVRELLDRLLAPWVRSLGLVPVSIADDSITLRLPFSGEFRHSGGVICGQVFTAAADTAMVVAISSALGEFRPMTTVSLNTNFMRPVRKGDVLITARVLRMGRNLVFGEVELFDEDGKMAVHATSTYALVS comes from the coding sequence ATGGACGAAAACGCAGTCCGCGAATTGCTGGACCGCTTGCTGGCCCCTTGGGTCCGCTCGCTCGGTCTGGTCCCCGTATCGATCGCCGACGACAGCATCACGCTGCGCTTGCCTTTTTCCGGCGAATTCCGTCATTCCGGCGGCGTGATCTGCGGCCAGGTGTTCACGGCCGCCGCCGATACCGCGATGGTGGTGGCCATCTCGTCCGCGCTCGGCGAGTTCCGGCCGATGACGACCGTCTCGCTCAACACGAACTTCATGCGGCCGGTGCGCAAGGGCGACGTGCTCATCACCGCGCGCGTGCTGCGGATGGGCCGCAACCTCGTGTTCGGCGAGGTCGAGCTGTTCGACGAGGACGGCAAGATGGCCGTCCATGCGACGTCGACCTACGCGCTCGTCAGCTGA
- a CDS encoding patatin-like phospholipase family protein, protein MFDQIVFAGGGNRCWWQAGFWDVAQPALALRPRVIAGISAGAATACMLYTRDAAWVMRYYEEALRHNRKNAYWGNLFGREPVFPHYRIYRQALLDIYGEPFAKLADAPEIRIGVSHVPRWLGARSAVAAGLVAYNIEKYVRKTLHPTLGRALGFRPEFVRAQDCARVEDLADLILQSSCTPPFTPVLRRNGRPVLDGGMVDNVPVGALDASPGRVLVLVTRLYPRPQMFTVAQGEQQRLYVQPSSKVPISSWDYTSPSQMRHAYDLGRRDGEHFLTRIDAMTGGRAAA, encoded by the coding sequence ATGTTCGACCAGATCGTGTTCGCGGGCGGCGGCAATCGCTGCTGGTGGCAGGCCGGCTTCTGGGACGTCGCGCAGCCGGCGCTCGCGCTGCGGCCGCGCGTGATCGCCGGGATCTCGGCCGGCGCCGCGACCGCGTGCATGCTGTATACGCGCGACGCGGCATGGGTGATGCGCTATTACGAGGAGGCGCTGCGCCACAACCGGAAGAACGCGTACTGGGGCAACCTGTTCGGCCGCGAACCGGTGTTTCCGCACTACCGGATCTACCGGCAGGCGTTGCTCGACATCTACGGCGAGCCGTTCGCGAAGCTCGCCGACGCGCCCGAGATCCGCATCGGCGTGTCCCACGTGCCGCGCTGGCTCGGCGCGCGCAGCGCAGTCGCGGCGGGGCTCGTCGCGTACAACATCGAGAAATACGTGCGCAAGACGCTGCACCCGACGCTCGGCCGCGCGCTCGGTTTCCGGCCGGAATTCGTGCGCGCGCAGGACTGCGCGCGCGTCGAGGATCTCGCCGACCTGATCCTGCAATCGTCGTGCACGCCGCCGTTCACGCCGGTTCTGCGCCGCAATGGCCGGCCGGTGCTCGACGGCGGGATGGTCGACAACGTGCCGGTCGGCGCGCTCGACGCGTCGCCGGGCCGCGTGCTGGTGCTCGTCACCCGGCTGTATCCGCGGCCGCAGATGTTCACGGTCGCGCAGGGCGAACAGCAGCGCCTCTACGTGCAGCCGTCGAGCAAGGTGCCGATTTCGAGCTGGGACTACACGAGCCCGTCGCAGATGCGGCATGCATACGATCTCGGCCGGCGCGACGGCGAGCACTTCCTCACGCGCATCGACGCGATGACGGGCGGGCGCGCCGCGGCCTGA
- a CDS encoding D-2-hydroxyacid dehydrogenase family protein encodes MKIAILDDYQDAVRKLNCFQMLADHDVKVFNNTVRGLGQLASRLAEVEALVLIRERTPISSQLLAKLPHLRMISQTGRIGTHIDIEACTERGIVVLEGSGSPIAPAELTWALIMAAQRRIPQYVANLKQGAWQQSGLKTSAMPPNFGLGQVLRGQTLGIWGYGKIGRLVAGYGKAFGMNVLVWGREHSLEAARADGYAAADSREALFEQSDVLSLHLRLHDDTRGIVKQDDLMRMKPTSLLVNTSRAELLEENALVNALSHNRPGMVAIDVFESEPILQGYSLLRMENVICTPHIGYVERESYELYFSAAFRNILAFDQGDMSNVANPEALTPIRKR; translated from the coding sequence ATGAAAATTGCCATCCTCGACGACTACCAGGACGCCGTCCGCAAGCTGAATTGCTTCCAGATGCTCGCCGACCACGACGTGAAGGTCTTCAACAACACGGTGCGCGGCCTGGGACAACTCGCGAGCCGCCTGGCGGAAGTCGAAGCGCTCGTGCTGATTCGCGAACGCACCCCGATTTCGTCGCAACTGCTCGCCAAGTTGCCGCATCTGCGCATGATCAGCCAGACCGGCCGCATCGGGACCCACATCGATATCGAGGCCTGCACCGAGCGCGGCATCGTGGTGCTCGAAGGCTCGGGCTCGCCGATCGCGCCCGCCGAGCTGACCTGGGCGCTGATCATGGCCGCCCAGCGCCGGATTCCGCAGTACGTCGCGAACCTGAAGCAGGGCGCGTGGCAGCAGTCCGGCCTGAAGACGTCGGCGATGCCGCCGAACTTCGGCCTCGGCCAGGTGCTGCGCGGCCAGACGCTCGGGATCTGGGGCTACGGCAAGATCGGCCGGCTCGTCGCCGGCTACGGCAAGGCGTTCGGGATGAACGTGCTGGTCTGGGGCCGCGAGCATTCGCTCGAGGCAGCGCGCGCGGACGGCTATGCCGCGGCCGACAGCCGCGAGGCGCTGTTCGAGCAGAGCGACGTGCTGTCGCTGCACCTGCGCCTGCACGACGACACGCGCGGCATCGTCAAGCAGGACGATCTGATGCGGATGAAGCCGACCTCGCTGCTCGTCAACACGAGCCGTGCCGAGCTGCTCGAGGAAAACGCGCTCGTCAACGCGCTGTCGCACAACCGGCCGGGGATGGTCGCGATCGACGTGTTCGAGAGCGAGCCGATCCTGCAGGGCTACAGCCTGCTGCGGATGGAGAACGTGATCTGCACGCCGCATATCGGCTACGTCGAGCGCGAAAGCTACGAGCTGTATTTCAGCGCGGCGTTCAGGAACATCCTCGCGTTCGACCAGGGCGACATGTCGAACGTCGCCAACCCGGAAGCGCTGACGCCGATCCGCAAGCGCTGA
- a CDS encoding LysR family transcriptional regulator, giving the protein MDHLQSMRVFVKVADLGSFARAASAMDISNAVATRHVADLEGRLGTRLLNRTTRSLSLTESGQVYLERARQILDELEDVEQMVVARNHEPVGTLRIVAPVVFGLHNLAPVLQTYTEQFPKVVPDLTLVDRQVDLVEEGFDVGIVVTRQMRSASIVTRRLTTGCMTVCATPSYLEKHGVPTHPEHLAEHPGLSLPSEYWGDDRVFTGPDGEVRVRPTNVVVANNTAMLRQFALLGMGVAILPSYLIGSDIARGALVRLLPDFRLPQVEINIAYPSRRHLPAKVRTFIDHLVEHFSHSTDATMGEQWAAQGVAPAPIGVEMRPERPDQVDSTVSSRQPRSARSRVAVPSPL; this is encoded by the coding sequence ATGGATCATTTGCAGTCGATGCGAGTGTTCGTCAAGGTTGCGGATCTCGGGAGTTTCGCGCGGGCCGCAAGTGCAATGGATATCTCCAACGCGGTCGCGACCCGTCACGTCGCCGATCTGGAAGGCCGTCTCGGCACGCGCCTGCTCAATCGCACCACGCGCAGCCTTTCGCTGACGGAGTCCGGCCAGGTGTATCTGGAGCGCGCGCGCCAGATTCTGGACGAGCTCGAAGACGTCGAGCAGATGGTCGTCGCCCGTAACCACGAGCCGGTCGGCACGCTGCGCATCGTTGCGCCGGTCGTGTTCGGCCTGCATAACCTCGCGCCGGTGCTGCAGACCTATACCGAGCAGTTTCCGAAAGTGGTGCCGGATCTGACGCTGGTCGACCGGCAGGTCGACCTGGTCGAGGAAGGCTTCGACGTCGGCATCGTGGTGACGCGCCAGATGCGCAGCGCGAGCATCGTGACGCGGCGGCTGACCACCGGCTGCATGACCGTCTGCGCGACGCCGAGCTATCTGGAAAAGCACGGCGTGCCGACGCATCCGGAACATCTCGCCGAGCATCCGGGCCTGAGCCTGCCGAGCGAATACTGGGGCGACGACCGGGTGTTTACGGGGCCGGATGGCGAAGTGCGAGTGCGGCCGACCAACGTGGTCGTCGCGAACAACACCGCGATGCTGCGCCAGTTCGCGCTGCTCGGGATGGGCGTCGCGATCCTGCCGAGCTACCTGATCGGCAGCGACATCGCGCGCGGCGCGCTCGTGCGGCTGCTGCCGGATTTCCGGCTGCCGCAGGTCGAGATCAACATCGCATACCCGAGCCGCCGCCACCTGCCGGCGAAGGTGCGCACCTTCATCGACCACCTCGTCGAGCATTTCAGCCATTCGACCGATGCGACGATGGGCGAGCAGTGGGCGGCGCAGGGCGTCGCGCCGGCGCCGATCGGCGTCGAGATGCGCCCCGAACGGCCGGATCAGGTCGATTCGACGGTCTCGTCGCGCCAGCCGCGTTCGGCGCGGTCGCGGGTTGCCGTGCCGTCGCCGCTGTAA